In Methanococcoides sp. LMO-2, the genomic stretch TTATTCTAATGCATATTGGGGATATTCATTTTAAAAATATTATCAAAATGGATATGCCCATTAATATAGTTGATACTCAAGAATCTCTGAATGTGATTGATCGAAATATTCATGTTAGCAGAAATAAATATGAAATAATTTCTGAATCATTACTTGCTGAGATTCAAAACTCAACGGTAGCAATTTTGATATCTGGTGATTTAACTACAAATGGGGAAGTTGAATCATATAATGATTGTTTAGATTTCTTGAAAAGTCGAATAGATTCTGAATTTTTGGATAGTGAATGTTTTCAAAAGCTTTTTTTAGTACCTGGAAATCATGATATTGACAGAAAGAAAATAGACGATAATGATTATATTCCAAAATTTGAGCCAATGATAGATGCCTTGCAGACTAAAAATTTCCCTGATGTACCTTGTGATGACATCATGGTAGAAAAAATATGTGAAGAAGACTCATTTTCAAAATTGCTTGTTATCTCAGTAAACTCTTGCATTGGTTGTGGTGAAAATAAATATTTCCCACCAGAAATCAGAGACCACTTAACTCCATTATTGACAGATTATGAAGTAATGGATACTCCATTAATAGCAAATGATCACATCGATAAAATGATTGAAGCTATCATGGAAAATAATGATTTTTTACCATTAATTTTAACTCATCACAACTTACTACCTTTGAAACGAACAAATTATGTTACGATACATGCAGACCTCATAAATAGTGGAATTCTACGTGAGAAATTATTGATGTTAAACAAACCAATATTGTATCTTCATGGACATATTCATGACGATCCTATTGAAATAATTCAGTCGCCTAATTATGAGAAATCTAAAATAATATGTATTTCTGCACCTTTATTGTTTCCCATTGAAAAAATAAGAGGGAGTCCCAAATTCGGCTTTAATAAAATCAGAATTATTTCTGGAAATAGTAGCCCAATTGGGTGTGAAATTATAAGTTACAGACTGATTAACAATAAAGTAGAAAAGATAAGTAAACGTATTCCATTTTTTTGTCCTCCAAAAAGCATGGCTTTAATAACAGATGATGATGAATTTGTTTTAGGTATGCTTGAAGATAACACAAATCTTTATTTTAACAAGGTTGCAAGCAAAATCAGAAAGTCTGGTCAAAATATTGAAGATGAAGAACTTATAGATATTTTAGAGAGACTAAGTTGGTTAGGATTAATCGAATATGGCGATGATGACGATGACATTAAAATGAGATGCATGAAAAGGTTGGTCCCAAAATGAATAAACATCAATCACCTTTCCAGTACAATCGATGGGAATCTGATACTGAACATTTGATTTGGATTCCAGAACGACTTTCTGAATGGGAAAAAAAGAGATCAATCTATATTAGTGGTTCCAGGGGAACTGGTAAAACTACGCTATTACGTGCTTTTGAGTGGAAACAACGATTACACAATGAATCACTTAAATCACAATTAGATAAACATCCCTTTTCAAACCGTTATATTGGTGTTT encodes the following:
- a CDS encoding metallophosphoesterase, producing the protein MKDIILMHIGDIHFKNIIKMDMPINIVDTQESLNVIDRNIHVSRNKYEIISESLLAEIQNSTVAILISGDLTTNGEVESYNDCLDFLKSRIDSEFLDSECFQKLFLVPGNHDIDRKKIDDNDYIPKFEPMIDALQTKNFPDVPCDDIMVEKICEEDSFSKLLVISVNSCIGCGENKYFPPEIRDHLTPLLTDYEVMDTPLIANDHIDKMIEAIMENNDFLPLILTHHNLLPLKRTNYVTIHADLINSGILREKLLMLNKPILYLHGHIHDDPIEIIQSPNYEKSKIICISAPLLFPIEKIRGSPKFGFNKIRIISGNSSPIGCEIISYRLINNKVEKISKRIPFFCPPKSMALITDDDEFVLGMLEDNTNLYFNKVASKIRKSGQNIEDEELIDILERLSWLGLIEYGDDDDDIKMRCMKRLVPK